In a single window of the Nocardioides massiliensis genome:
- a CDS encoding PPOX class F420-dependent oxidoreductase gives MPDTPLPDDARAFLEKPNPCTVTTLRSDGTPVSVATWYLLEGDRILLNMDEGRVRLKHLERDPRVSLTILDNDNWYTHLSVIGRVVEMRPDPDLADIDRLSHHYRDQPYPVRDRGRVSAWVEVDRWHGWGAMKD, from the coding sequence ATGCCCGACACCCCGCTGCCCGACGATGCCCGCGCCTTCCTGGAGAAGCCCAACCCGTGCACGGTGACCACGCTGCGCTCCGACGGCACACCGGTGTCGGTCGCGACGTGGTACCTGCTCGAGGGTGACCGCATCCTGCTCAACATGGACGAGGGCAGGGTGCGTCTCAAGCACCTCGAGCGCGACCCGCGCGTGAGCCTGACGATCCTCGACAACGACAACTGGTACACCCATCTCAGCGTCATCGGCCGCGTCGTCGAGATGCGGCCCGACCCGGACCTGGCCGACATCGACCGGCTCTCGCACCACTACCGCGACCAGCCCTACCCGGTGCGCGACCGGGGCCGGGTCAGCGCGTGGGTCGAGGTCGACCGGTGGCACGGCTGGGGTGCCATGAAGGACTGA
- a CDS encoding Na+/H+ antiporter NhaC family protein yields MIESAPILTLVPPLLAIVLVIATRKVLLSLGLGVVSAAFLTADLDPLETARLVLTSFTDIFWVDGAVNTDYVFILVFTILLGVIAAFIMMSGGTRAFGDWAAQRIRTRRGSLLLPTVLGVVIFIDDYFNALAVGQVSRPLTDKHRVSRAKLTYVVDSTSAPVAVLMPFSSWGAYILGVIGPIVAASALSMSAVQAMFSTAALNYYAWAALLSVVLTVVLTIDFGPMRAEERRALVEGDVHGDDADIPGQLSEDLPIHRHGAANALVVPFVLLVIGVLGGITWTGYAASGSWSVIDILAEADVGIALVAGGLLGLAGALYYYVRDTAENPKFGRGTFGRGWVEGARSMWPAISILLLAWMLGGLVEQLGTGDYLGGLVEDAPFDTAWLVPVMFLVAAGMAFATGTSWGSFGLLLPIAGGIMNSVDAPELLLPAFGAVLAGAVAGDHASPISDTSILSATGAGCDVVIHVVTQLPYAVLAALAAGVGYVAFALTSSGTLGLVLTLAVTAGLALGVRAVRPPVTSEDDAVADAGEHADDPAASPAP; encoded by the coding sequence GTGATCGAGTCCGCTCCGATCCTCACCCTGGTCCCGCCGCTGCTCGCGATCGTCCTGGTGATCGCCACGCGCAAGGTCCTGCTCAGCCTCGGCCTCGGCGTCGTGTCCGCGGCCTTCCTGACCGCCGACCTCGATCCGCTCGAGACCGCACGCCTCGTGCTCACCTCGTTCACCGACATCTTCTGGGTCGACGGCGCGGTCAACACCGACTACGTGTTCATCCTCGTCTTCACGATCCTGCTCGGCGTGATCGCGGCGTTCATCATGATGTCGGGTGGGACGCGCGCCTTCGGCGACTGGGCCGCGCAGCGGATCCGCACCCGCCGTGGGTCCCTTCTCCTTCCCACCGTCCTGGGCGTCGTCATCTTCATCGACGACTACTTCAACGCCCTCGCCGTCGGTCAGGTCAGCCGCCCGCTGACCGACAAGCACCGCGTCTCCCGCGCGAAGCTGACCTACGTGGTCGACTCCACGTCCGCGCCGGTCGCGGTGCTGATGCCGTTCTCGAGCTGGGGTGCCTACATCCTCGGCGTCATCGGACCGATCGTCGCCGCGTCCGCGCTGAGCATGAGCGCCGTGCAGGCGATGTTCAGCACCGCGGCGCTCAACTACTACGCATGGGCAGCCCTGCTCAGCGTCGTCCTGACCGTGGTCCTCACGATCGACTTCGGCCCGATGCGCGCGGAGGAGCGCCGCGCGCTCGTCGAGGGTGACGTCCACGGCGACGACGCCGACATCCCGGGCCAGCTCTCCGAGGACCTGCCGATCCACCGGCACGGTGCCGCCAACGCGCTGGTCGTCCCGTTCGTCCTGCTGGTCATCGGCGTGCTGGGCGGGATCACCTGGACCGGGTACGCCGCCTCAGGGTCCTGGTCGGTGATCGACATCCTGGCCGAGGCCGATGTCGGGATCGCCCTGGTCGCGGGTGGTCTCCTGGGACTGGCGGGCGCGCTCTACTACTACGTCCGCGACACCGCGGAGAACCCCAAGTTCGGCCGCGGCACGTTCGGCCGGGGCTGGGTCGAGGGCGCGAGGTCCATGTGGCCGGCGATCAGCATCCTGCTGCTGGCGTGGATGCTGGGCGGACTGGTCGAGCAGCTCGGCACCGGCGACTATCTCGGCGGCCTGGTCGAGGACGCTCCGTTCGACACGGCGTGGCTGGTGCCGGTGATGTTCCTCGTGGCAGCCGGCATGGCGTTCGCGACCGGCACGTCATGGGGCTCGTTCGGACTGCTGCTCCCGATCGCCGGCGGCATCATGAACTCCGTTGACGCGCCCGAGCTGCTGCTGCCGGCGTTCGGTGCGGTGCTCGCCGGGGCCGTCGCGGGCGACCACGCCTCCCCCATCTCGGACACCTCGATCCTCTCGGCCACCGGTGCCGGGTGTGATGTCGTCATCCACGTCGTCACCCAGCTGCCGTACGCCGTCCTCGCCGCGCTCGCCGCGGGTGTCGGCTACGTCGCCTTCGCCCTCACCTCGAGCGGCACCCTCGGGCTGGTGCTGACGCTGGCGGTCACCGCGGGGCTCGCGCTCGGTGTCCGCGCCGTACGCCCTCCCGTCACCTCCGAGGACGATGCCGTGGCCGACGCCGGCGAACACGCCGACGACCCCGCTGCGAGCCCCGCCCCCTGA
- a CDS encoding ABC transporter substrate-binding protein, which yields MRRARLVAVVVVATTTLAACGSQLAPGDVIGRTTAGTQGGTSIEAGGLPGIPGTAPDAASGDGAPGDVPVADGGSGAAPGTAPVNDTGSSGSGGSGSDAPAAPGGKGENSATGGLKAASCEGFKNQTGINDERILLGNAADVSGPVPGIFQSAREGARAYAAYFNATNKLCGRKLEILQLDSRADAGADQQAYTRACQETFAVVGSMSAFDAGGAAVAEKCGLPDIRSTSVTTERGNCKTCFSAQPVSPNLVGTAMPNYFLRTHKAATQKAAVLYINAGAAKGNAESQRAAFIKAGWKVPYIQGIDVAEFNYAPYVQKMKSQGIRLVVYIGNYQNTVKLQQAMKQQSFKPDVFLQDGTVYDERYVQQAGDVAEGTYAYLSWEMYDNLKLPEMNLYRQWLNQVSPGAIPTGYGLYAWSAARLFVEEATKLGGNLSRAELVKALGRVKEWDGNGLHVKQAVGTKTTTACAKIIQFKSGKWQQVSKGSFECGRLVDTGMSG from the coding sequence GTGCGCAGGGCACGGCTGGTCGCGGTGGTCGTCGTGGCCACCACGACGCTTGCCGCGTGTGGGTCGCAGCTGGCTCCAGGTGACGTGATCGGGCGCACCACCGCCGGCACGCAAGGGGGTACGTCGATCGAGGCCGGCGGGCTGCCCGGCATCCCCGGGACCGCGCCGGACGCAGCCTCGGGTGATGGCGCTCCGGGCGACGTCCCGGTCGCGGACGGCGGCTCCGGCGCAGCACCCGGCACCGCACCGGTGAATGACACCGGTTCGAGCGGCTCCGGCGGCTCCGGGTCGGACGCACCCGCGGCACCCGGCGGCAAGGGCGAGAACTCCGCGACCGGCGGCCTGAAGGCGGCCAGCTGCGAGGGGTTCAAGAACCAGACCGGCATCAACGACGAGCGCATCCTCCTGGGCAACGCCGCCGACGTCTCCGGACCGGTGCCGGGCATCTTCCAGTCCGCGCGCGAGGGCGCGCGGGCCTACGCGGCGTACTTCAACGCCACCAACAAGCTCTGCGGCCGCAAGCTCGAGATCCTCCAGCTCGACAGTCGGGCCGATGCCGGTGCCGATCAGCAGGCCTACACGCGCGCGTGCCAGGAGACGTTCGCGGTCGTCGGCTCGATGTCGGCCTTCGACGCCGGCGGCGCCGCGGTGGCCGAGAAGTGCGGGCTGCCCGACATCCGCTCGACCAGCGTCACCACCGAGCGCGGCAACTGCAAGACCTGCTTCTCCGCACAGCCGGTCTCCCCGAACCTCGTCGGCACGGCGATGCCCAACTACTTCCTGCGGACCCACAAGGCCGCGACCCAGAAGGCGGCGGTGCTCTACATCAACGCCGGTGCCGCCAAGGGCAACGCCGAGAGCCAGCGCGCCGCCTTCATCAAGGCCGGGTGGAAGGTGCCCTACATCCAGGGCATCGACGTCGCGGAGTTCAACTACGCGCCCTACGTGCAGAAGATGAAGAGCCAAGGCATCCGTCTCGTCGTCTACATCGGCAACTACCAGAACACCGTCAAGCTCCAGCAGGCGATGAAGCAGCAGAGCTTCAAGCCCGACGTCTTCCTCCAGGACGGCACCGTCTACGACGAGCGCTACGTCCAGCAGGCCGGCGACGTCGCCGAGGGCACCTACGCCTACCTGTCGTGGGAGATGTACGACAACCTCAAGCTGCCGGAGATGAACCTCTACCGCCAGTGGCTCAACCAGGTCTCGCCCGGCGCGATCCCCACCGGCTACGGCCTCTACGCGTGGTCGGCGGCGCGGCTCTTCGTCGAGGAGGCCACCAAGCTCGGCGGGAATCTCAGCCGCGCCGAGCTGGTCAAGGCGCTGGGCCGGGTCAAGGAGTGGGACGGCAACGGGTTGCACGTGAAACAAGCCGTCGGCACCAAGACCACGACCGCGTGCGCGAAGATCATCCAGTTCAAGAGCGGCAAGTGGCAGCAGGTCTCCAAGGGGTCCTTCGAGTGCGGACGACTGGTCGACACCGGGATGAGCGGTTGA
- a CDS encoding LLM class flavin-dependent oxidoreductase, whose amino-acid sequence MSTATPSGPRPVERPSEVELGLDTFGDVTVDGDGRPVHPAQVIRDVVAQGVLADRVGVDVFNIGEHHRDDYAVSQPDVLLAAIAAQTERIRLGTGVTVLSSDDPVRVQERFATLDALAPGRAEVTVGRGSFTESFPLYGLDLADYEVLFAEKLDLLVALQADGPVSWQGTIRPPLQHAQTHPRPEHGPIPIWVGVGGSPESVVRAARYGLPLQLAIIGGSPERFVPFADLYRRALAEFGTPELPVGVHAPGYVAATDAEARELLYPHFKANRDRIGGERGWGPVTRDQFEAEADHGALFVGSPDTVAAKIAATVRALGLSRFDLKYANGPQPHADLMRGIELYGTEVVPRVRALLADD is encoded by the coding sequence ATGAGCACCGCCACCCCGTCCGGACCCCGCCCGGTCGAGCGTCCCAGCGAGGTCGAGCTCGGGCTGGACACCTTCGGCGACGTCACCGTCGACGGCGACGGTCGCCCGGTCCACCCCGCCCAGGTCATCCGCGACGTCGTCGCGCAGGGGGTGCTGGCCGACCGCGTCGGCGTCGACGTCTTCAACATCGGCGAGCACCACCGCGACGACTACGCCGTGTCCCAGCCCGACGTCCTGCTCGCGGCCATCGCCGCCCAGACCGAGCGCATCCGGCTCGGCACCGGCGTCACCGTGCTCAGCTCCGATGACCCCGTGCGGGTCCAGGAGCGGTTCGCCACCCTCGACGCGCTCGCGCCCGGCCGCGCCGAGGTCACCGTCGGTCGCGGGTCCTTCACCGAGTCGTTCCCGCTCTATGGCCTCGACCTCGCCGACTACGAGGTGCTCTTCGCCGAGAAGCTCGACCTGCTCGTCGCGCTCCAGGCCGACGGACCGGTCTCGTGGCAGGGCACCATCCGCCCGCCCCTGCAGCACGCGCAGACCCACCCGCGCCCCGAGCACGGACCCATCCCGATCTGGGTCGGCGTCGGCGGCTCGCCGGAGTCGGTGGTGCGCGCCGCGCGCTACGGCCTCCCGCTGCAGCTGGCGATCATCGGCGGCTCCCCCGAGCGGTTCGTCCCGTTCGCGGACCTCTACCGGCGTGCGCTCGCCGAGTTCGGTACGCCGGAGCTGCCCGTCGGCGTCCACGCCCCGGGCTACGTCGCGGCCACCGATGCCGAGGCGCGCGAGCTGCTCTATCCCCACTTCAAGGCCAACCGGGACCGCATCGGCGGCGAGCGCGGGTGGGGCCCGGTGACCCGCGACCAGTTCGAGGCCGAGGCCGACCACGGCGCGCTCTTCGTCGGCTCGCCCGACACCGTCGCGGCGAAGATCGCGGCGACCGTGCGCGCCCTGGGGCTCTCGCGCTTCGACCTCAAGTACGCCAACGGACCGCAGCCGCACGCCGACCTGATGCGGGGCATCGAGCTCTACGGCACCGAGGTCGTCCCGCGCGTGCGCGCGCTGCTCGCCGACGATTAA
- a CDS encoding glutathione peroxidase produces MTTLGDFSAISLDGTPQDLAAYRGQVVLVVNTASKCGLTPQFTGLEELWQTYRDRGFSVLGFPCNQFAHQEPGDSDEIGEFCQRNYGVSFPMFAKVDVNGSEAHPLFAWLRSEQGGLLGDAIKWNFTKFLVGRDGRVLKRYSPTTAPAKIAADIERALGD; encoded by the coding sequence ATGACGACCCTCGGCGACTTCAGCGCGATCTCCCTCGACGGCACCCCTCAGGACCTGGCGGCCTATCGCGGCCAGGTCGTGCTGGTCGTCAACACCGCCTCGAAGTGTGGTCTCACGCCGCAGTTCACGGGGTTGGAGGAGCTGTGGCAGACCTACCGGGACCGCGGCTTCTCGGTGCTCGGCTTCCCGTGCAACCAGTTCGCCCACCAGGAGCCGGGCGACAGCGACGAGATCGGGGAGTTCTGCCAGCGTAACTACGGCGTCAGCTTCCCGATGTTCGCGAAGGTCGACGTCAACGGCTCCGAGGCGCACCCGCTGTTCGCGTGGCTGCGCTCCGAGCAGGGCGGGCTGCTGGGCGATGCGATCAAGTGGAACTTCACCAAGTTCCTCGTCGGGCGCGACGGGCGCGTGCTCAAGCGCTACAGCCCCACGACCGCGCCGGCGAAGATCGCCGCCGACATCGAGCGGGCGCTCGGCGACTGA
- a CDS encoding glycoside hydrolase family 3 C-terminal domain-containing protein — MSRVVPRPEDLAAAAEVVATLTTDEKVALLSGASFWETVGVEHAGIAPVVLTDGPHGVRRQAGDADHLGINDALPATAFPTAAATGSSWDPALLSEIGAALAVEARALGVDVLLGPGVNIKRHPLCGRNFEYFSEDPRLSGALGAAWVRGLQDNGVAACVKHFAANNQETNRMRVSAEVDERTLREIYLPAFETVVEAGVATVMCAYNALNGTPTAHHPWLLTAVLREEWGFSGAVVSDWGAVTDPAASAAAGLDLEMPGTAGASAERLLAALADGTLAETELDRAAAAVVALVQRAAAARAAAGEVTVDFDAHHALARRAAADSAVLLTNDGILPLDPSAAQRLALIGPFARTPRYQGAGSSHINPPRVDDPVVEIETLLAARGGGTQVCHDDGSDVGAAVALAEASDTVVLFLGLPAAEESEGFDRTHLDLPADQLALLAAVAAVNPRVVVVLGNGGAVLTAPVEQHANAVLETWLGGQAVGGAIADVLFGVREPGGRLAETVPLALTDTPAYVNFPGTATHVHYGERVYVGYRWYDRVERAVAHPFGHGLGYTTWAYADLTVAVPDPTVAAATVSVTVTNTGEREGSEVVQVYLSDLAASVDRPVRELVGFAKVRLAPGESERVEIALDERAFAFWDATAGQWAVEPGAFRVEVGSSSRALPMSVELELDVPRVLGPLTLDSPMGEWLERPGAMDVMLGLFSSAIGDDVAMPELDESLLAMVASMPLRQVLTMAGAVPDPATEAAALARLESTR; from the coding sequence TTGAGCCGGGTCGTCCCGCGCCCCGAGGACCTGGCCGCGGCCGCCGAGGTCGTCGCGACGCTGACGACCGACGAGAAGGTCGCGCTGCTCAGCGGGGCGTCGTTCTGGGAGACCGTGGGGGTCGAGCACGCCGGCATCGCACCGGTGGTGCTCACCGACGGCCCTCATGGCGTACGTCGCCAGGCCGGCGACGCCGACCACCTCGGCATCAACGACGCGCTCCCTGCCACCGCGTTCCCGACCGCTGCCGCGACCGGTTCGTCGTGGGATCCGGCCCTGTTGAGCGAGATCGGTGCGGCCCTGGCAGTCGAGGCGCGCGCGCTGGGGGTCGACGTCCTGCTCGGCCCCGGCGTCAACATCAAGCGGCACCCGTTGTGCGGCCGGAACTTCGAGTACTTCTCCGAGGACCCGCGGCTGTCCGGCGCGCTGGGCGCAGCCTGGGTGCGCGGCCTGCAGGACAACGGCGTGGCCGCCTGCGTGAAGCACTTCGCGGCCAACAACCAGGAGACCAACCGGATGCGGGTCAGCGCGGAGGTCGACGAACGCACCCTGCGCGAGATCTACCTGCCCGCCTTCGAGACGGTCGTCGAGGCTGGCGTCGCCACGGTGATGTGCGCCTACAACGCGCTCAACGGCACGCCGACCGCTCACCACCCGTGGCTGCTCACCGCGGTGCTGCGCGAGGAGTGGGGCTTCAGCGGCGCGGTCGTCTCCGACTGGGGCGCGGTCACGGACCCGGCGGCTTCCGCCGCCGCGGGCCTTGACCTCGAGATGCCCGGCACCGCCGGCGCCAGCGCCGAGCGGCTGCTCGCGGCACTGGCCGACGGCACGCTCGCCGAGACCGAGCTGGACCGCGCCGCGGCCGCGGTCGTGGCGCTGGTGCAGCGGGCGGCCGCGGCCCGCGCCGCCGCTGGTGAGGTGACGGTTGATTTCGACGCCCACCACGCGCTCGCCCGCCGCGCCGCTGCCGACTCCGCGGTGCTTCTGACCAACGACGGGATCCTCCCGCTCGACCCGAGTGCCGCCCAGAGACTCGCGCTCATCGGCCCGTTCGCCCGCACGCCGCGCTACCAGGGCGCCGGTAGCTCCCACATCAACCCGCCACGTGTCGACGACCCCGTCGTCGAGATCGAAACGCTTCTCGCCGCCCGCGGGGGCGGGACGCAGGTGTGCCACGACGACGGCTCGGACGTCGGCGCCGCCGTCGCGCTCGCCGAGGCGTCCGACACGGTCGTCCTCTTCCTCGGCCTGCCCGCGGCCGAGGAGTCCGAGGGCTTCGATCGCACACACCTCGACCTGCCGGCCGACCAGCTCGCGCTGCTCGCGGCGGTGGCTGCGGTCAACCCGCGCGTGGTCGTCGTCCTCGGCAATGGGGGTGCGGTGCTCACCGCACCGGTCGAGCAGCACGCCAACGCCGTGCTCGAGACGTGGCTCGGCGGGCAGGCAGTGGGTGGGGCGATCGCCGACGTGCTGTTCGGAGTCCGTGAGCCCGGTGGGCGGCTGGCGGAGACCGTCCCACTCGCGCTGACCGACACCCCGGCGTACGTCAACTTCCCGGGCACGGCCACGCACGTGCACTACGGCGAGCGCGTCTATGTCGGCTACCGGTGGTACGACCGGGTCGAACGCGCGGTCGCGCACCCCTTCGGTCACGGCCTGGGCTACACGACCTGGGCGTACGCCGACCTCACGGTCGCCGTGCCCGACCCGACCGTGGCGGCCGCGACCGTCTCGGTGACGGTGACCAACACCGGCGAGCGCGAGGGGTCCGAGGTCGTCCAGGTCTACCTGTCCGACCTGGCCGCCTCGGTCGACCGTCCGGTGCGCGAGCTGGTCGGCTTCGCCAAGGTCCGGCTCGCGCCCGGGGAGTCGGAGCGGGTCGAGATCGCACTCGACGAGCGTGCCTTCGCCTTCTGGGACGCCACGGCCGGACAGTGGGCGGTCGAGCCCGGCGCGTTCCGGGTCGAGGTCGGGTCCTCGTCGCGTGCCCTGCCGATGAGCGTCGAGCTCGAGCTCGACGTGCCCCGCGTCCTGGGCCCGCTGACGCTCGACTCACCGATGGGCGAGTGGCTCGAGCGCCCGGGTGCGATGGACGTGATGCTCGGTCTGTTCTCCTCAGCGATCGGTGACGACGTCGCGATGCCCGAGCTCGACGAGTCCCTGCTCGCGATGGTCGCCTCCATGCCGTTGCGGCAGGTGCTCACCATGGCCGGCGCCGTCCCCGACCCGGCCACCGAGGCCGCCGCCCTCGCACGGTTGGAGTCCACCAGGTAG
- a CDS encoding glycoside hydrolase family 6 protein: protein MSRPRSAAVVGALLSAALLLPTSGSTARAAAATSERPTATTATTAVVSTAQRVDVRRTRPLYADPTSAAARAAKRDKRFRPLATAPQAKWLLDSHGTGVGKVARDYVAAATQAGRTPIVALYAIPARDCGSHSSGGLTPRQYRAWVRRVATPLRGARAIAIVEPDAVAMLDACAGQGPRPALLRYAVDRLRSAGAWVYLDGGHSSWISPATMAERLKRSGIANARGFITNVANFQRTADEDAYARAVRAELAALGVRKVRYAIETARNGAGPSVEGVCNPRSARVGQRPRIRLTGARDGYLWVKRPGESDGECGRGDPPAGQWWPRAALRLLGR, encoded by the coding sequence GTGAGCAGACCCCGGAGCGCGGCTGTGGTCGGTGCGCTGCTGAGCGCGGCGCTGCTGCTGCCGACGTCGGGATCCACGGCCCGAGCCGCGGCGGCGACCTCCGAACGTCCCACCGCCACCACGGCGACCACCGCCGTCGTCAGCACGGCACAGCGGGTCGACGTGCGCCGCACCCGACCGCTGTACGCCGACCCCACCAGCGCCGCGGCGCGGGCGGCCAAGCGCGACAAGCGGTTCCGCCCGCTCGCCACGGCGCCGCAGGCGAAGTGGCTGCTCGACTCCCACGGCACAGGCGTCGGGAAGGTCGCACGCGACTACGTCGCCGCCGCCACGCAAGCCGGGCGTACGCCGATCGTGGCGCTCTACGCGATCCCGGCCCGCGACTGCGGCTCGCACTCCAGCGGCGGCCTCACCCCGCGCCAGTACCGCGCCTGGGTCCGGCGCGTCGCCACGCCCCTGCGCGGCGCCCGCGCGATCGCGATCGTCGAGCCGGATGCGGTGGCCATGCTCGACGCCTGCGCCGGCCAGGGACCCCGCCCGGCGCTGCTCCGGTACGCCGTCGACCGCCTGCGCTCCGCGGGCGCGTGGGTCTATCTGGACGGTGGCCACAGCAGCTGGATCTCGCCGGCCACGATGGCCGAGCGCCTCAAGCGCTCCGGCATCGCGAACGCCCGCGGGTTCATCACCAACGTCGCCAACTTCCAGCGCACCGCCGACGAGGACGCCTACGCCCGTGCGGTGCGCGCGGAGCTGGCCGCGCTCGGCGTCCGCAAGGTCCGCTACGCGATCGAGACCGCGCGCAACGGTGCCGGCCCCTCCGTCGAGGGCGTGTGCAACCCCCGCTCGGCCCGCGTCGGGCAGCGGCCGCGGATCCGGCTCACCGGTGCGCGCGACGGCTACCTGTGGGTCAAGCGCCCCGGGGAGTCCGACGGCGAGTGCGGTCGGGGCGACCCGCCGGCCGGCCAGTGGTGGCCCCGCGCAGCCCTGCGGCTACTCGGACGGTGA
- a CDS encoding SDR family oxidoreductase, translating to MHLSDTSAIVTGGASGLGAATAARLAADGARVFAFDLAGAIDQAAAVDGVTYLPVDVTDPAQVRDAVKVAAEGGPLRSVVNCAGIGPASRILSKKGVHDLELYAKTIQVNLIGSFNVLALAAEQIAETEPLEHNVRGAVVNTASVAAFEGQVGQAAYSSSKGGIVGLNLPAARDLGQYGIRVNTIAPGIVETPMLASVSEDFRAGLAAGVPFPQRLGRPEEYADLAHFLLTHDYINGEVIRMDGALRMAPR from the coding sequence GTGCACCTGTCCGACACGTCCGCCATCGTCACCGGTGGGGCCTCCGGCCTCGGCGCCGCCACGGCTGCCCGGCTGGCCGCCGACGGGGCGCGGGTCTTCGCCTTCGACCTGGCCGGCGCGATCGACCAGGCGGCTGCGGTCGACGGTGTCACCTACCTGCCCGTCGACGTGACCGACCCCGCGCAGGTGCGCGACGCGGTCAAGGTCGCCGCGGAGGGTGGCCCGCTGCGCAGCGTCGTCAACTGCGCCGGCATCGGACCGGCCAGCCGGATCCTCAGCAAGAAGGGCGTCCACGACCTCGAGCTCTACGCCAAGACGATCCAGGTCAACCTGATCGGCTCGTTCAACGTGCTGGCGCTCGCGGCCGAGCAGATCGCCGAGACCGAGCCGCTGGAGCACAATGTCCGCGGCGCGGTCGTCAACACCGCCTCGGTCGCGGCCTTCGAGGGCCAGGTCGGCCAGGCGGCGTACTCCTCCTCCAAGGGCGGCATCGTCGGCCTGAACCTCCCGGCCGCCCGCGACCTCGGCCAGTACGGCATCCGGGTCAACACGATCGCCCCCGGCATCGTCGAGACCCCGATGCTCGCCTCGGTCTCGGAGGACTTCCGCGCGGGCCTCGCCGCCGGCGTGCCGTTCCCCCAGCGCCTCGGGCGCCCGGAGGAGTACGCCGACCTCGCGCACTTCCTGCTCACCCACGACTACATCAACGGTGAGGTCATCCGGATGGACGGTGCGCTGCGGATGGCGCCGCGCTGA
- a CDS encoding ATP-binding cassette domain-containing protein produces MSDPTPRPAQLVATGIHVHRGARQVLRELDLTVNPADRLAVVGANGRGKSTLLEVLAGTRLPDAGEVRRTGTLGVAAQEIDTSTHRTVGDLVDLELVAVRRALAYLDTATAALAAEEPGAAAAYDDALTRATRLDAWDADRRVDVALDALGTVTDRARELDTLSVGQRHRVRLAALLGAGHDFLLLDEPTNHLDAHGLAFLTRELRTTRAGLVLVSHDRALLADIAERFVDLDPSVDGRPRIYGGGYAGYRTGKEAALQQWEDEHRRQVTEHQRLSADLDAARGRLVTGWRPDKGTPRHQRATRAPGAVRSVQRRQEALEQHAVTAPPPPPRLTVPVLPAREGLLVRLTSATYADRLARPVDLIVTGGARLVVRGPNGAGKSTLLQLLVGALEPSAGTHRRGEGVRIGWLPQETAARDGGSAGERRRRALTAMLATRPHLVVLDEPTNHLAAALVDDLTDGLRRTAAAVVVATHDRQLLRDLGDWPVLDLSPSWHPSRATGRPRPTR; encoded by the coding sequence ATGTCCGACCCGACCCCCCGCCCGGCCCAGCTCGTCGCCACGGGCATCCACGTCCACCGCGGTGCACGCCAGGTGCTGCGCGAGCTCGACCTCACCGTCAACCCCGCCGATCGCCTCGCCGTGGTCGGCGCCAACGGCCGCGGCAAGTCCACCCTGCTCGAGGTCCTCGCCGGGACCCGCCTCCCAGACGCCGGGGAGGTACGCCGCACCGGCACGCTCGGCGTCGCCGCCCAGGAGATCGATACCAGCACCCACCGCACCGTCGGCGACCTGGTCGACCTCGAGCTGGTGGCTGTCCGCCGCGCGCTGGCCTACCTCGACACGGCGACCGCAGCACTCGCGGCCGAGGAGCCCGGCGCCGCGGCGGCGTACGACGACGCCCTCACCCGCGCGACCCGCCTCGACGCGTGGGACGCCGACCGTCGGGTCGACGTCGCCCTCGACGCGCTGGGCACCGTCACCGACCGGGCCCGCGAGCTCGACACGCTGTCGGTCGGGCAGCGCCACCGCGTGCGCCTGGCCGCCCTGCTCGGCGCGGGCCACGACTTCCTCCTGCTCGACGAGCCCACCAACCATCTCGATGCGCACGGGTTGGCGTTCCTCACCCGCGAGCTGCGCACGACCCGGGCCGGTCTGGTGCTGGTCAGCCACGACCGGGCGCTGCTGGCGGATATCGCGGAGCGGTTCGTCGACCTCGACCCGAGCGTCGACGGCCGCCCCCGGATCTATGGCGGCGGGTACGCCGGCTACCGCACCGGCAAGGAGGCTGCGCTGCAGCAGTGGGAGGACGAGCACCGGCGCCAGGTCACCGAACACCAACGGCTGAGCGCGGACCTCGACGCAGCGCGGGGCCGGCTGGTCACCGGATGGCGGCCGGACAAGGGCACCCCGCGGCACCAGCGCGCGACCCGGGCTCCGGGGGCGGTGCGCTCGGTGCAACGACGCCAGGAGGCCCTGGAGCAGCACGCCGTCACCGCCCCACCGCCACCCCCTCGTCTGACCGTGCCCGTGCTCCCGGCGCGCGAGGGGCTGCTCGTGCGCCTAACCTCCGCGACGTATGCCGACCGGCTCGCCCGCCCGGTCGACCTGATCGTGACGGGCGGTGCGCGACTCGTCGTGCGCGGACCGAACGGTGCCGGGAAGTCGACCCTGCTGCAGCTGCTGGTCGGCGCGCTGGAGCCGAGCGCCGGAACCCACCGGAGGGGCGAGGGCGTGCGCATCGGCTGGTTGCCGCAGGAGACGGCCGCACGCGACGGGGGCTCGGCGGGCGAGCGGCGCCGCCGGGCGCTCACGGCCATGCTGGCCACCCGCCCCCACCTCGTGGTGCTCGACGAACCGACCAACCACCTGGCCGCGGCCCTCGTGGACGACCTGACGGACGGGTTGCGGCGTACGGCGGCCGCGGTGGTCGTCGCCACCCACGACCGGCAGCTGCTGCGCGACCTGGGCGACTGGCCGGTGCTGGACCTCAGTCCTTCATGGCACCCCAGCCGTGCCACCGGTCGACCTCGACCCACGCGCTGA